The Pecten maximus chromosome 10, xPecMax1.1, whole genome shotgun sequence region TGTATAAATCATTACTGATCATAATTACTATATTACTAAATGCAGCAAAATAACAAGTCCATCATGTGAATACATCGAAACTAAAGAGACTTAAGAGTAGTGCAATGCTATCGAGGTTTTCTAAATATGATGGACGGTATCCTGTAGTTGAACttgtttattatacaatataaataatgtttcaATACATAAGGATTCCAAACTATGTTTTATTTCGATAATAATTCCCCAAACAATATATCAGCAATGTAAGAAGAAGGATAAACACATTCGCAAAATGGCCTGAATGGGGACTTGTGGAAACTCGAAGAACCATTTGACGTTAACCTTTAGCATTTTTAGTGAAAATCTACACAGGATTAGGAATATATGTTTCTTGTAATTGTTTATTGGATGTGTTTGTGACCGATTGATGTTATTTGAGGAGAATATAAGCTCGATTTAAAAGAGGACTCCACTCACTTTGCCAATAGATTATGGCGTCAAACCGGAAAAGGAAATGGATCAGGTAACTCTCGAAAAGGACGAGACCggtaaaaaaaaagatggcAGCTTACAGACGTGTAACAGAAGTCTTGGTTTATCTGCTCTGCATTCTAAATCAGACGACGATTTCTGGCAAAAGTTACACGAAGGAAGAGATAGATAAATACAGGTTATTATTAAGACAACATACCCATTTGTACTTCTAGGAAAACATCTTTGTTTGATGTCAGACTAGTACTCAGttctgtagaaaaaaaatcgtctGCTAAAGTCCCAAACTGAAATATGTGCATAAAAATGTCAAGAAAATATTCCCCAGGGAACAACTGTCTTTCATagttttttgtgattttttatattaaattactTTTAATTAACATTACAAGCATTGCCGTAGCTGATTTTAAAATAGAGGATATATTGGTCCATAGCCTAATTTTCCTCCTGTCCTGCAGACGCCTGTCAaaacacaggggcatgtctagtcttttataaaaaaaatagtcagaaatacctatatattaaggctattttttaatataagactagacatgcccctgtggtctAAGTCTGATGTCAGGCCAGAGGAAACTATTTTCTCCAGAACAGTGTTATCTTTATACATGTCAGCTTACAGTGTGTTCAAAGTTTTTCCATATGACAACCACACAATTACAGCAAGTACCTGTTTTAACATTTGTATAAAGTTTTGACTTCCTCACTTTCAGAGATAGAGTGCTGCAGATGTTTCATCATGCTTATGATGGCTATGTAAAATATGCTTACCCATACGATGAGCTTCGACCTTTGACATGTGATGGATTTGACACATGGGGCAGGTGAGATATTAGCTACTCTTACACACAAAATTGACATGCTTGTCCACTACAACAGTAGCTAGTAAGATATATCTGTAATAAGTACGATGTAATATAAGTACGATATGTAATATTCTATTGTTGAGGACATAGACGCAGTGCCCATTGAGGTAAAATAAAAGAACACATTATAGTCTACATATTTAAACAGCTTCTTCACAAAAAGAAGAAAACCTAGGATATTGCTATTTTGTCTATAATTTCCTGTGATAATAGTAAAACTAACAGGATTGTTGAAATGAATTCTAGTGATTAACACTTGACTACCAATCACATCTGATGTTAGTATCTTTGAATCAAAGTAAAttctaataaatatatattgcagTCTAGCATattgatatttggccagtaTTTTGCTAGCATGACCTCACAGGCAATATATGCCATTTAAATTAATATCCCAGCACCAATGTGTTAAAAAAATCTGCAAATAGCATGTGGGTTTCTAATTGATCTGATGTTATCCTGTGGCTATAGTGATTTCATCATACTGTTTATAAACATGcagtattttattttaccatcatCTTTAGCAATTGAGCAATGTAGGTGTTTGAACCTCAGTTTGATGTGATATTTTCTAACTTTACAGGACATCTATGATTTGGTCCTATGTCCTTATCAAACATATATAGGACCGTAAGAGAGtgtctgacaaaaaaaaaaaaaaaaatgaaaccaGTTGCTTCAAATTTTCTTCTTCCCTTCCATATTTTCTAACAAGTTCTCAAACTTTTTGGAGACCAGAACTGGTAAAGACTAAAATTATAAGTAAATGTGAGAACCAGACATTTGGTCTCTGATGTCTTTGAAATACACTGTATTATTTGTTAATACAGACAGTATATTGAAATCATCTTGCTTCTTTCAACGTATATTATACAAATGCAATCAAAGTTGTTTGCGTAATTGACCAATCTTTGATTTGTTAttaaggaaataaatcttttcGATTTGTAACTAAAGAAATGAATCATTCCTTACtaaatttaataattattatGATAAAATTATTGACACAGGGAAGACAATTGAGCATATGAAAGTATTTGATTTGTATTCTGCAGTTACTCCTTGACGTTGATTGATGCTCTGGATACACTTGCGATAGTGGGGAACTACTCCGAGTTTAGACGAGTAGCTCACCTGGTGTCACAGAAGATGGACtttgatgttgatattaatGTTTCAGTGTTTGAAACAAATATCCGAAGTAAGTTATTTTAATTGCATAGTTCTAACCACTGATCATGATATGACTGTTAAATTGTTTAAGAATACACataaattattttcttcattcATAAAACCCTTATGTTAAACCAAAGATGAGCATATGATAactaaatattgaaaaaattatCTATTTTCTTTCCTGTCAGCTAATGACAATTCTACCCAAGTATAAATTTTTCTAGAGTTGTTCAGATGTTTGAGTTAGTGGAATGTTTTGTTTCTTATCCCCAGAAGTTAGGAAAATTCTATTTGGCTTTAtgataacatttaaaacaaagttATATAATTCTGCTATATATTACAGTACTAGGAGGTCTGCTGTCAGCCCATCTAATGTCACACAAGGCGGGGCTCGGTTTGGAGCCAGGCTGGCCATGTTCTGGGCCACTGCTGTCAATGGCAGAGGACGTCGCTCGTAGACTCCTTCCAGGTATGGATGCTTACTGTCAGAATACCTACATGATAATTAGCTATAGTCTTCTCACTGCTCTTCCTAAATTTGTAGGGTGACTGATTATGTAATTCTTccaaaaacatatacattgtacctatccATTCAAATTTTAATACTGTACATTTGCATGAATATTTTAATCCATATTgctaaaaagttttaaatatgaaaaattagCAAATAAAATGTTATGTACACCTAAGTACCATGTGTGTTCATATAtctattaaacaaaacaaagctgTGTCCCTTTTTTCAATGCCCTGTATCGTGTAAATCCTTAAAAAACACAATTCAAATAACTTAAACTGGGAGTAATTCGAGCAATAATTGAAGAAATTGACTTATTTTGACttaccagattttttttttttgattttttttgagAAAGTTTCTTGATAgggaaatatatacaaatacatgctACATTAATATTGGAGATTTAATGACATTTGTCATTCTGCATGCATTTATGTGTTACTATTTGtagaaataaatttaaatatgaaatatatttctaccTTTTGTATCCTAATTTAAgaactggtttttttttcattgctttggaattttgatttatttgtcaTTGTCAACTTGTATAcgtaatttatttttgatgaaaaaaaaaaaaatgaattaaatcactagcaaatttgttgaaatttcaAATCGTGCAGTAAGAACTCCAGATTCAGAGGAGGAACAAACATTACACctattaaaaataaatagtatgtacatgtatgttttagcCTTTGACACTGTGACTGGGATGCCATATGGGACAGTGAATCTACGACATGGTGTCCCAAAAGGGGAAACGCCCATTACATGTACGGCAGGGGTGGGTACATTCATCGTGGAGTTTGGCACACTCAGTAGACTTACTGGAGACCCTGTGTTTGAGAAGGTTGCAATGAGAGCACTCCGAGCACTGTGGAACTACAGGTCACCACTTGGTATGGTAAGTTATCCTTAGAGATATCTTCAAACCGAAAAGAAATTTTGATGATCTTTATAAAACTTTTACCTGATAACTTTGATTTTCAAATCAGATTACTGGTACTACAGAGATGAGTTTGAAAACTGTTCACTCATGTACACGTACATATATTAAAAATTTCTGAATCTGAGTTAAACAGGGTTGAATAAAACATCCGGCATCATGCTACTTCCTACGCGTCAAAGAAAAAATCCGAGGTAGCTCGAACGAAAACGAGATCTTACTGAAATGCGGGAGATTCAAAACACCCGTCGGGAGCTATTTCTGTCTGCGGGTTATTGACCGATTTTCCGGGAGTGACCCGCAAAATGCGGGGTACTTGACAGGTCTGGGcatggtgtatatatatgcatgacTCTATAAGAATTCCACTACTGTAAATGACTAAACATccatattttagcggtaatcatatatatttttagcatTTTTTGCGATAGAAGCATTACACTAAATCATGATTGCATTTAATGCACTTTCTATAAActgtttctatataaaataattttggcGTGCCAATTCATCAATGTgctaatctgttaaaatttggaaatgcgctaaaattttaGTACACAAAATAAAGAACCCTGacagtatcttttttttttttttcatgcattGTGTGATTGACGTTGGCAGGCAGGTTTTTAACATTAAATGAAAATCTGTAGATTTAAGATACAAAATTAGAATATCACAAGAAACATCTTCCTTTACCCTGTAGGTGGGTAACCATGTGGATGTTAGCACAGGGAAGTGGACGGCACTGGACTCTGGTATCGGGGGCGGGATAGACTCTTACTTCGAGTACCTGGTCAAGGGCGGAATCATGTTTGAGATTCCAGAACTTCTGCAGATGTTTCATGGTAAGTAAAGAGAAAATTTGGTCTCCTCATTATACACGTAGATTTAAGGCATTAGGTGAACATTATGTATAGAATCATTAGATTCAAGTATCAAAATTGATAGAGAGAAATTGCATTGTTTTATTCAACAAGGAGCACCAGTTAGTGGTGTTCCAATTAACCAAGTTCGTCGAGTATCATGTATTTGAGGTGTTTGACCAAACACCAGGTAAGCAATATGAAGGaatgtaaaaatgtttaaataccAAAGAAAGATAATTAAGAATTAATTGGTTTTTAATCGGCTGTTGATTGGATGGATAAAGAAATTTTAACTGATTCCCATCACTAGCACCagtgatatatatcatatacatataaatatatagagatttggtttttttttcattttaatatgtattgtataaatatGAAGCAAATTCAACTCTGagtgaattttattttatcagaTGAGATGTTGATTTCATAAGTTAATAGTATTTGTTATCTTGATAATTATCAATTTCCAGAATATGAAAAGCCAATCAATAATTTCATGAAGAGGGATGACTGGTTCTTGTGGGCTCATATGAACAAAGGGGGGATAACTCTGCCGATGTTCACATCATTAGATGCATACTGGCCTGGAATACAGGTGAGGCTATTAATATAGATGATCCTTGATATAAACGCTGATTCCTTTctattcaaattcatttccctcggacaagaaaatatttttttcacttcaTTTAAGATTTGCTGTGAGCATatatgtttacatcaatgaCTATTGAaaatttttagaaatttttgAATCTGCACACCTCTGTGCAAAAATGGTTGCAAAAATTTCTCAAaatactgtgtatataataaatatacatttctatatcTTTAAGGAAAATACTAGTACTGAATAAAAGCTGACttaaaaaatcatgaaatgATACAAGAACTATTACGTGCAAAACAGATAttcatatatacatcactgttttATCCTGGAATCAGAATTTCAACCCAATGATgtgaattgtctcccctgtcaTGCTTGTGGCACTTGCATTATATCTGACTCGCTCTTTCTTCATaaactagataaaaaaaatacaaatgtatgatcGACAAAAAATTCTTAACTGACAAACAGGTTTGAATATGATAGTTAGGCAGGATTCACTGTATGGCAAATATTGTATAGAGCCTTATTCAATATTTATGCTACATTACCGACTGGTCacgaaataaaaatacaataatgaTCTTGGTCCGTCTTTTTGTGCGTCAGACCAGTTCAGAAATTGTCATGTGATGAACTTTTATATAGTATTTGTTGTATAAATAGACATTTACATGGATCCATTAATTATTATTGAAGGCATATatatttctcacatacttcacagggttatcctgtggttgctagggaaaagataaatcaatCTTGAATGTGAGGTGGGGGTAAAGACAGCTGGCACGTGCTATATGAGGGCAAGCCTcatgctgactggccaaacttttacacaagggttgagatatccATGTCCATGGAACAGACCAATGTTAGATTATATTAATCTCAAGGGAGTAAAAGTCTAGAAATGGTAAAGGTCTTCCTTTCTTCCAGAGCATGCTTGGGAACATTGATGGTGCTATGAAGACCATGCATAATTTCCACCAAGTCTGGAAGCAGTATGGCTTCACTCCAGAGTACTACAACATCCCAAAGAATGAGGTTCATGGGGGAAGGGAAGGTTATCCTCTAAGGCCAGGTATGTATCAGTTCAATTAATTTGTACAAACcttcagaaataaaataaatagtaaaactgCTGATCACTGATAAATTGAAACAAACTCTAGGGATTCTTTGGGAATATTTTATAACTTACATTTAAAAGAATTTTCCTCTTTGCAAAAGAtgttctgtaaaaaaaaataattgaataatcAATTTAGTTGAATTGAAACAAATTCTAGAGCATTTTCtggaatattttataataacttaaactaaaaaaaaatttctctGCAAAATGTGTTCTctaaaaagtaaaaaatttGACCGACGGAAGGTAGGTTGCAAagaaaattacattttgtatttcagagTTAATAGAGAGTGCTATGTATTTGTACCGAGCCACAAAGGATCCCTATCTACTGGACATTGGGGTAGATATACTGGAGTCTATAGAACACAGCACCAAAACCAAGTGTGGATATGCCACGGTAAGTAGCCTCTCTGTTCTGCAGGGACTGCAGATTACAGCACGAATAATGGTTCTGCATTTGTGGGTCTTTAGATTAACAAGAAAACCAAAGGACAAAAAAATCACACAGCAATCTTAGCTGTTGGATTTCCTACCAAGTATTTCTTGATAATCATACTCATAGGTAAATGTTTCTTCTCAaaaattttcttcttttttaattgTACTTGTAGACTTTTTGATTGTAGACAAATTTCTACAAGTAGGGCATTTTCTTGACACTTTTGGTCTTATGTTTGTTTACTCAAACTAAAAAGCAGCGCTCAAAATCTTGATCTGTTTCTATTTCAGGTGAAAAATGTAGCCACTCATGAGCTGGAAAACAGAATGGAGAGTTTTTTCTTGGCAGAAACAACAAAATATCTCTATTTACTGTTTGACACAGAAAATTTCATCCACAACAACGGCAGTTCAGGGACCGTGGTCCAGACTCCCAACGGAGAATGTGTGATTGATGCTGGCGGTTACTTTTTCAATACAGAGGCTCATCCTATAGATGTTGCTTGTGTCTACTGCTGTAGCTCTCAAAAGAAAGAGGATGACAAAATCATACAAGGCATGCATGACCAATTGGACCTTTTGTCAATGCTCGGTATCGTAGAGCCATCGGACACTGTCCGAGGTACAAAGTGGAAAAACCTTCGCAAGGAGATGGAACGACAGCAAAAACAAGAAGCTATCCTTCAAAAAATGGAACAGGAGAAACTCGAGtctttaaaacatgaaattaatAGAAACCGTGATTCAAAAGTGGAAGTTAAATCAGAAACTAAAGACACTGTAGAAATCATCCTTAATGATAACAAATCtggaaaagaagaaaataatccaaaaattgaaataatcaaaataagtaCATCACAGCCTAAGGACTTGGATCAGACAAATGAAACTGATAAAAATTCAACAGAGGCTGCTTTAGTTTCTTCAACtaataaaaaagataatgaagtttatgataaaaaaaatccagaaaatgAAAGTGAACAGTCTCAAAATAGTAAATCTGCTAAGGAGCAGAATCTCAATCCCACAGACTCTGATCATAGAGGTCAAAGTTCAGAAGACAAAGGTCAGGTAGAAACAGTAGATAAAGTGGATAAAAGTGAAACAGTTTCTCTACCTGCAGAACTTGAAAAGGAAAAATCCAGTATTCCTTCACAGCCAAAGGCACACACAAAGTCTTTTGCCGAGCATGTGAAAGAAAAATCGGCAAAAGCAAATGCTGTCAATTCTGCAGCAGCAAATTTAGATaaattatttacttttattttaaataaacttGGTAAAAAGGAACCTGAAGAAAAGGTTCCCAATATTTACACACTATATAAACTAATGCAGTATTATCCTCTAGGGTACAAAACAAATCCAGCCATGATGGTTTGTCCAGCCCAACCCTTCCATATGAGAATGTCTGTCATGGGAGAAATGTTTAATGATGTTggaaattaaaatgttgaaatccAAATAAGgttaatattatttttgacTGTTTGAAGTAAAAATGGACTTATCTCCGAGTGAAAACTGTGACTCATTTCagcattatattatataggcCTAATATTTCAATGAATGTTGTATAAGTTTCATAAGTTTTTAAGAATGTTAATATGTTCTAGCTTAATACTTACAATTGTAATTGTGACATGCATTGTTTctgttaattttgaaaataccATACCAATTGTGTGGGTGCTATCAGTACAATTTCTTTATCAGGGCTTTCACCAAGGCCTATTGGAATcgtttcttcttcttcttcttcttcttcttcttcttcttcttacCATTGTCTACAATGTGCAATATAGGGCCTGGTATGAAGGTGTTATTGCCACATTTTCAAGTCTGTAAAAAAATGTATCCCTGTTCAAGAAATTGTACCTAGAAATACTCCATTTTCCCACGTTGCTCGTATTAAAGGGTTCAATAAAAAACAAGATATTAGCCCCTTCCATTAAAGTGTTAAACAtataactgttttgtccttcacgaactcgtcagtgatgctaaggctTTTAAAGGGTCTAAATTGTTGACAAGTTTGAGGCGACGGACGAACTCGGAATAGGTggaaagaaatgtcaaaagcTGGATGGGAATATG contains the following coding sequences:
- the LOC117335992 gene encoding ER degradation-enhancing alpha-mannosidase-like protein 2: MAAYRRVTEVLVYLLCILNQTTISGKSYTKEEIDKYRDRVLQMFHHAYDGYVKYAYPYDELRPLTCDGFDTWGSYSLTLIDALDTLAIVGNYSEFRRVAHLVSQKMDFDVDINVSVFETNIRILGGLLSAHLMSHKAGLGLEPGWPCSGPLLSMAEDVARRLLPAFDTVTGMPYGTVNLRHGVPKGETPITCTAGVGTFIVEFGTLSRLTGDPVFEKVAMRALRALWNYRSPLGMVGNHVDVSTGKWTALDSGIGGGIDSYFEYLVKGGIMFEIPELLQMFHEYEKPINNFMKRDDWFLWAHMNKGGITLPMFTSLDAYWPGIQSMLGNIDGAMKTMHNFHQVWKQYGFTPEYYNIPKNEVHGGREGYPLRPELIESAMYLYRATKDPYLLDIGVDILESIEHSTKTKCGYATVKNVATHELENRMESFFLAETTKYLYLLFDTENFIHNNGSSGTVVQTPNGECVIDAGGYFFNTEAHPIDVACVYCCSSQKKEDDKIIQGMHDQLDLLSMLGIVEPSDTVRGTKWKNLRKEMERQQKQEAILQKMEQEKLESLKHEINRNRDSKVEVKSETKDTVEIILNDNKSGKEENNPKIEIIKISTSQPKDLDQTNETDKNSTEAALVSSTNKKDNEVYDKKNPENESEQSQNSKSAKEQNLNPTDSDHRGQSSEDKGQVETVDKVDKSETVSLPAELEKEKSSIPSQPKAHTKSFAEHVKEKSAKANAVNSAAANLDKLFTFILNKLGKKEPEEKVPNIYTLYKLMQYYPLGYKTNPAMMVCPAQPFHMRMSVMGEMFNDVGN